A genomic window from Myxococcales bacterium includes:
- the trxB gene encoding thioredoxin-disulfide reductase codes for MRQEKIVIVGAGPSGLTAAIYAARSGLDPLVIEKLQPGGMMASTDLIENFPGFENGISGPDLSMKMHQQAERFGARFEFGEVQALELTDGRKILHTDLGDIEADALIAATGTDHRMLGIPGERELFGRGVSICGTCDGPFYKGREVGVVGGGNSAIQESLFVARFAKMVHIIHRRDKLRADQVLAERAFATPNIRFVWDSVVTRVLGEHNVKGLQLQNKKTGETSDLPVDGFFVFIGLIPNNHWLKGLVPLNEEGFVVADEYGRTQVPGLFVSGDLRNKEMRQIATAVGDGALVARSVEAYFESKR; via the coding sequence ATGCGACAGGAAAAAATCGTCATCGTTGGTGCCGGTCCTTCCGGTTTGACCGCCGCCATTTACGCGGCCCGTTCCGGCCTGGATCCGCTGGTCATCGAAAAGCTGCAACCCGGCGGCATGATGGCTTCGACCGACCTCATCGAAAACTTTCCCGGTTTCGAGAACGGCATCAGCGGTCCGGATCTGTCGATGAAAATGCACCAACAGGCCGAACGCTTCGGGGCGCGGTTCGAATTCGGCGAGGTGCAGGCGCTCGAATTGACGGACGGGCGGAAGATTCTGCACACGGACTTGGGCGACATCGAGGCCGACGCCCTCATCGCCGCGACCGGCACCGATCACCGGATGCTCGGCATTCCGGGCGAACGGGAATTGTTCGGCCGGGGCGTCTCGATCTGCGGCACCTGCGACGGGCCGTTCTACAAGGGCCGGGAAGTGGGCGTGGTCGGCGGCGGCAACAGCGCCATCCAGGAGTCGCTGTTCGTCGCGCGCTTCGCCAAGATGGTGCACATCATCCACCGCCGCGACAAGCTGCGTGCCGACCAGGTGCTGGCCGAACGGGCTTTCGCGACGCCGAACATCCGGTTCGTCTGGGATTCGGTGGTGACGCGGGTGCTCGGCGAGCACAACGTCAAGGGCTTGCAGTTGCAGAACAAGAAAACCGGCGAGACGAGCGATTTGCCCGTGGACGGCTTCTTCGTTTTCATCGGCCTGATCCCCAACAACCATTGGCTCAAAGGTCTGGTGCCGCTGAACGAGGAAGGATTCGTGGTGGCCGACGAATACGGCCGCACACAGGTGCCCGGGCTGTTCGTGTCCGGCGATTTGCGCAACAAGGAAATGCGGCAGATCGCCACGGCGGTCGGCGACGGCGCCCTGGTGGCACGTTCGGTGGAAGCCTACTTCGAAAGCAAGCGCTAG